Proteins from a single region of Psilocybe cubensis strain MGC-MH-2018 chromosome 3, whole genome shotgun sequence:
- a CDS encoding Poly(A) RNA polymerase cid14, translating into MPPTSPKGSSRSKNANEDSRSSGRKFRRERRAARRLAQSTREDSGSYTKEPEDKRSSKTAKNASDKATTFEENEDFIPFSDISDEEAGPSTRKEEKGREERKETNDRNKPDSTMSERARDKSRMRERDSDRGGDRDERDSSRRSSGKRRHDEYDDGYANKKQRVDAASRKAPWVNGLDLERCQNVAEMLHWEVDAFVNWISPTPVEDEIRGLVVSQITKCVTAAFPDAVVFPFGSYQTKLYLPLGDIDLVVLSDSMAYSDKATVLHVMANALKRHGITSHVTIIAKAKVPIVKFTTTHGRFKVDISINQGNGLVSGQIITGFLKDMIPSAKGKESKALRSLVMITKAFLSQRSMNEVYTGGLGSYAIVCLAVSFLQMHPKIRRGEIDPEKNLGVLVMEFFELYGNHFNYDEVGISLRDGGTYFNKRQRGWHAEYKRNMLSIEDPADPSNDISSGSYNFHKVRTAFSGCHGILTSTAYMRAGILSSRHKGRSVPLRGHYEPEDLSILSTVMGITQETINHRRLVQELYDRRVLHNILGVKPQPIVIQDSDDEVDDERRKDSKTSHVIESVWENGDRQSDSDNDDAHLRRNGHTGDDDGGRYAIGRQPPKKRRRTGREEDSHTVYLEDDDEDEEELSFGGGRRGDANKVDELEDGEYSSNGSDEEDRPGRFQKRDDPKRDARRSYWLSKAIGIGGGVADADAT; encoded by the exons ATGCCACCAACATCTCCCAAAGGCTCTTCGCGCAGCAAGAATGCTAACGAGGATAGTCGGAGCTCAGGACGAAAATTTCGCAGGGAACGTCGGGCAGCGCGAAGGTTAGCACAGAGTACTCGTGAAGATAGTGGTTCATACACGAAGGAACCGGAAGACAAGAGGTCTTCAAAAACCGCAAAAAATGCATCCGATAAAGCAACAACGTTTGAGGAAAACGAAGACTTTATACCATTTTCCGATATATCTGACGAGGAAGCCGGTCCTAGCACACGCAAGGAGGAAAAGGGACGCGAGGAACGAAAAGAGACGAATGACAGGAACAAACCAGATTCTACGATGTCTGAACGGGCACGGGATAAATCTAGAATGAGGGAAAGGGATTCTGATCGAGGCGGGGACAGGGATGAGAGGGACTCAAGCCGAAGGTCGTCTGGTAAACGGAGACATGACGAATACGACGACGGTTATGCAAACAAAAAGCAAAGAGTGGATGCAGCGTCTAGAAAAGCTCCTTGGGTTAACGGATTAGATCTTGAACGTTGTCAAAACGTTGCTGAGAT GTTGCATTGGGAAGTAGATGCCTTCGTGAATTGGATATCACCGACACCCGTAGAAGACGAGATACGTGGGTTAGTTGTTTCCcaaatcacaaaatgcgtTACCGCCGCCTTCCCCGACGCTGTAGTCTTTCCCTTTGGGAGTTATCAAACAAAATTGTATCTCCCTCTTGG CGATATCGATCTGGTTGTACTTTCAGACTCTATGGCCTATAGTGACAAGGCTACCGTCCTGCATGTCATGGCCAACGCTCTGAAACGCCACGGAATAACCTCCCATGTTACCATAATAGCAAAGGCTAAAGTCCCCATTGTCAAATTTACCACCACCCATGGACGATTCAAAGTTGATATTAGCATCAACCAAGGGAATGGCCTCGTCTCAGGCCAGATTATCACTGGTTTTTTGAAGGACATGATACCCAGCGCAAAAGGGAAGGAAAGCAAGGCTTTACGGAGCCTGGTCATGATTACGAAGGCGTTCTTGAGCCAGAGGAGCATGAATGAAGTATACACCGGAGGACTGGGGAGTTACGCTATTGTTTGCCTCGCCGTCAGTTTCCTGCAGATGCATCCCAAGATTCGGAGAGGGGAAATCGACCCAGAAAAGAATCTGGGAGTGTTGGTGATGGAGTTTTTCGAGTTGTATGGGAACCATTTCAACTACGACGAGGTTGGGATCTCTTTAAGGGATGGTGGAACCTATTTCAATAAAAGGCAACGAGGATGGCATGCCGAGTACAAAAGGAATATGTTGTCAATTGAAGATCCTGCTGATCCCT CCAATGATATATCTAGTGGATCGTACAATTTCCACAAAGTCAGGACCGCCTTCTCCGGATGTCATGGCATTCTGACTTCCACAGCGTATATGCGTGCTGGAATCTTGAGTTCAAGGCACAAAGGAAGATCTGTGCCACTGAGAGGACATTACGAGCCTGAAGATTTAAGTATCCTATCAACGGTCATGGGCATCACCCAGGAG ACGATCAATCATCGGCGACTCGTTCAAGAGTTATATGACAGAAGAGTCCTGCACAATATCCTTGGAGTGAAGCCTCAGCCAATAGTCATTCAAGATTCCGATGACGAGGTGGACGACGAGCGCAGGAAGGATTCGAAAACATCTCATGTAATTGAATCTGTATGGGAGAACGGGGACAGACAAAGCGATtccgacaacgacgacgctCATCTCCGGCGTAATGGTCATACtggagatgatgatggcGGTCGATATGCGATTGGACGTCAACCTCCAAAGAAACGGCGGAGGACGGGGCGTGAGGAAGACTCCCACACGGTATATCttgaggacgatgatgaggatgaagaagagcttAGCTTTGGTGGCGGACGACGGGGGGATGCTAACAAGGTTGATGAGCTGGAGGATGGCGAATACTCCAGCAACGGATCAGATGAAGAGGACAGGCCTGGACGATTTCAAAAGAGGGACGATCCAAAGAGAGATGCTCGGCGATCGTATTGGTTGTCGAAGGCGATTGGCATTGGGGGCGGCGTTGCCGATGCGGACGCTACGTAG
- a CDS encoding FAD-linked oxidoreductase (FAD-linked oxidoreductase CHGG_01242-2) codes for MASQSSFAVGASLSLTPITFGQSPLCGSLAPTATEWSALNETVEGRLYHGQPWAKSCFSTYNGNIVQRNEDECKYVQENFFNSHVNRSHAFGAYSATQYEGCMATGESCVLDWLNPSNPDSFAPPRDCSHGAVSPYYIDVRKKEDVIAAFKFSKTQKVPLAIKNTGHDFLGRSSAPYSLGLWMHNLKYISHNSEFIPEGCHISGQPALTFGAGTQFYDISEFTDKHGLQMVGGSDQSVGAAGGWAQGGGHSALTPVYGMGADRTLQYKIVTPDGVFRTVNACQDEDLFFALRGGGGGTFGVVLEATMMVSPKESFRVANINWPVSNQNLQAVLDIFLDNITIIAENGWGGYLTPSSGNLVFITPTLEIEDAKIMMEPLVKLTTELGGSSSVTEVDSYDEWFKGWVNGTMGSQDPVGLPIALASRLIPAKNHETEQSRLELRDALMNAFANSAFSQIHITTPYGFKGSQGLDTSVHPAWRTTLYQVILVNSWFWDATNADRELAYSQSTKAVNFLRDITPDGGAYHNEADIHEPNFEESFWGGHYPRLLEIKQKYDPEHLLDCWHCVGWKGSEDPQYRCYI; via the exons ATGGCTTCTCAGTCATCCTTTGCGGTGGGGGCATCGCTCTCCTTGACTCCGATAACCTTTGGCCAAAGTCCTTTGTGCGGCTCTCTTGCTCCGACTGCTACGGAATGGTCAGCCTTAAACGAGACCGTGGAAGGACGTTTGTATCACGGTCAACCCTGGGCAAAATCATGTTTTTCGACTTACAACGGCAACATTGTTCAAAGGAACGAGGACGAATGTAAATATGTCCAAGAGAACTTTTTCAACAGCCACG TCAACCGATCTCATGCCTTTGGTGCCTATTCAGCT ACGCAATACGAAGGGTGTATGGCAACAGGAGAATCTTGCGTTCTAGACTGGCTCAACCCATCTAACCCAGATTCGTTTGCTCCTCCGCGAGATTGTTCTCATGGAGCGGTATCACCATACTAT ATTGACGTccgaaagaaagaagacgtGATCGCAGCTTTCAAATTCAGCAAAACGCAAAAGGTTCCTCTAGCCATCAAAAACACTGGA CATGATTTCTTGGGACGCAGTTCAGCACCATATTCGTTAGGCCTTTGG ATGCATAACCTCAAATAT ATCTCGCACAACTCGGAATTCATCCCTGAAGGGTGTCACATTTCAGGACAGCCCGCTCTGACCTTCGGA GCCGGAACCCAGTTCTATGATATCAGCGAGTTCACAGACAAGCACGGGCTTCAAATGGTCGGGGGCTCGGACCAATCGGTTGGTGCTGCAGGTGGTTGGGCGCAG GGAGGTGGTCATTCTGCGCTAACTCCAGTATACGGAATGGGCGCTGATCGAACG CTTCAATACAAAATCGTAACTCCAGACGGAGTTTTCAGGACTGTAAACGCATGCCAGGATGAAGATTTATTCTTCGCCCTTCgtggtggaggcggaggtacCTTCGGCGTCGTTTTGGAGGCGACCATGATGGTTTCGCCGAAAGAGTCCTTTAGGGT TGCGAATATCAACTGGCCAGTCAGTAACCAGAATCTGCAAGCTGTCCTGGATATTTTCCTCGATAATATCACAATAATTGCTGAAAATGGATGGGGAGGGTATCTAACG CCGAGTAGTGGTAATCTCGTCTTCATAACTCCAACTTTGGAAATAGAGGACGCAAAAATTATGATGGAGCCTTTAGTTAAGCTTACCACTGAGCTAGGGGGAAGTTCCTCGGTTACCGAAGTTGATTCCTACGATGAATGGTTTAAAGGCTGGGTCAACGGAACGATGGGATCCCAAGAC CCTGTCGGATTACCAATAGCCTTGGCTAGTCGTCTGATTCCTGCCAAAAATCATGAAACCGAACAGTCGCGCCTTGAGCTGCGCGATGCTCTAATGAACGCCTTTGCCAATTCAGCCTTCTCTCAGATTCATATTACCACACCCTACGGCTTCAAAGGATCACAGGGCTTGGACACCAGTGTACACCCGGCTTGGAGGACGACTCTCTATCAG GTTATACTTGTCAATAGCTGGTTCTGGGATGCGACAAATGCCGACAGAGAACTCGCCTATTCACAATCAACAAAAGCAGTGAATTTTCTGCGTGATATTACGCCAGATGGCGGCGCGTATCAT AACGAAGCTGACATCCACGAGCCTAATTTTGAGG AATCATTTTGGGGTGGACACTATCCACGGCTATTAGAGATCAAACAAAAATA TGATCCAGAACATCTTCTTGATTGCTGGCACTGTG TTGGTTGGAAAGGTTCAGAAGATCCTCAATATCGTTGCTATATTTAG
- a CDS encoding RNA-dependent RNA polymerase 1 codes for MSNFKMQTLDQQHSQASSIYEGDLSIIADYRENAVVDNVNPHLKSEHPTEEPESNRQNPVTANPKRKRENEDNYTLSDGSIQESKRAKVTPFALNPIHDSGNSAAGNDQFYFIAHCPRVQAAMRRAKLPRGARFELARLVSTNKISIDQLKTANIMAIEGPNAHAIPEIEHMFLKARRRHDSLLDIAFAKEIAINSPWAELDQEERALSEGPYEGLGNNPSYPGWYGGKVQFRGHLSADRDKNQFITQKSIRLVLDKCQLGSSCRFTRRFGSWSFIRVKIPSDLYFNKKIQLDVFFRQGFVIWDRVFRACYAKGDNVFLFMTNEKLHSSSGSGTFEDGLSLEGFINWHNPLAHNTNQARLMTKWASRMVLGFSTSVPGPVIEQDCIILEPDIVSAQNSDMTDGCGLSSRMVHQLILRQLELDVLPSAFQFRLSGCKGMSLLRNDLHDASDDDKKIWVRPSQTKIQYDPSKPLDPAMRTIDLLRTPHMRSGIRLSNDVVINLAENGVPDQIFVDLFKTTLEELVTGLTTWDGPDAMFKLWMFVERVGGVVSSRRARECRTEARVRGYSNYTAEELEENPEADDEDGLSLGSKDMRSLPWFMDAISGCPSTLEEFICELLDSGFNPKSLQVLRQKLRMVAITKVENCTERLRFNVEQSCIAFAVPDPYECLGPNEVQIKSSSHNLRLNDGSLTNVIKGPVLVGRDPCKTPCDIRKVNAVEHYALQHCLDVIVFSVQGYRRLIDLLSGGDYDGDRPFAIWLDSIVTAFKNADETIYGNEPEGVDICFLRDKETVGDFVERTKSMKPPDREGAMQKYLLSGLADPSLIGKYSTMHDNAIYTHGYSSYKSRKLAAKFCRVLDAPKTGWRIRENTLDDDRRIYASTEGPEWKALLIRGKKKSTRKNSGAPVGSTSNLPYAQRDHNKLGRFIMDTLARKAVAERERMLQQVDQFFAPLPPMLDTDLAEPWLSAKRWAQQGTPEFVDMKMKDLNRIATHVETVHQKHKQTLAQCYHDGRSFTEMRIETRQDMLRERSREFHSGPSLDDLPTIPDQDTLNRFRASYAYKYDYDSSPDKWTRFPWDMAMGNLCAIKATALGQAKVVTRNFYERYKMIKH; via the exons ATGTCGAACTTCAAGATGCAAACACTGGACCAACAACATTCACAG GCATCATCGATTTACGAGGGCGATTTGTCGATTATTGCTGATTATCGTGAAAATGCTGTCGTCGACAACGTGAATCCCCATCTCAAATCTGAACATCCTACCGAAGAACCTGAGAGTAATCGACAAAATCCAG TTACCGCCAATCCGAAAAGAAAACGTGAAAATGAGGACAATTATACGTTATCTGATGGGTCCATTCAGGAGTCAAAACGCGCAAAAGTCACTCCCTTCGCTCTCAACCCTATTCACGATTCTGGCAATTCTGCTGCTGGGAATGATCAGTTCTATTTTATA gCACATTGCCCTCGTGTACAGGCCGCAATGAGGAGAGCCAAGTTACCCAGAGGCGCTCGGTTTGAGCTAGCGCGTCTAGTCTCGACCAACAAAATTAGCATCGACCAATTAAAAACGGCAAACATTATGGCCATCGAGGGGCCAAATGCACATGCAATCCCCGAGATCGAACATATGTTTCTTAAAGCTCGACGGAGGCACGATTCCCTATTGGACATTGCCTTTGCAAAGGAAATTGCAATCAAT TCTCCGTGGGCGGAACTGGATCAAGAAGAACGCGCGCTCTCAGAGGGACCATATGAGGGCTTAGGAAACAATCCATCTTACCCTGGTTGGTATGGTGGAAAGGTTCAGTTTCGCGGACATCTGTCTGCAGACCGTGATAAGAACCAGTTTATAACTCAAAAATCCATCAGATTGGTTCTTGACAAGTGCCAACTTGGTTCCTCCTGTCGATTCACTCGAAGATTTGGATCGTGGTCATTCATAAGAGTCAAGATTCCATCGGATCTTTatttcaacaaaaaaattcaatTAGACGTTTTTTTTCGTCAAGGGTTTGTGATATGGGACCGCGTTTTTCGAGCTTGCTATGCAAAAGGTGACAatgtatttttatttatgACGAATGAGAAATTACACTCTTCTTCCGGGTCTGGGACCTTTGAGGACGGACTATCTCTTGAAGGTTTCATAAATTGGCATAATCCTCTAGCGCATAATACCAACCAGGCAAGG TTGATGACAAAATGGGCCTCCCGAATGGTTCTCGGCTTTTCGACCTCAGTTCCTGGGCCAGTGATAGAACAAGACTGTATAATACTCGAACCAGATATTG TTTCTGCCCAAAATTCCGATATGACTGATGGCTGTGGCCTGAGTTCCCGTATGGTACATCAACTGATTTTGaggcaacttgaacttgatgTGCTTCCTTCTGCTTTCCAATTCCGTTTATCTGGGTGCAAG GGAATGTCCCTACTACGCAATGACCTGCATGATGCCAGTGACGATGACAAAAAGATATGGGTTCGGCCCTCTCAGACGAAGATTCAGTACGATCCATCTAAACCATTGGATCCCGCCATGCGGACTATCGATCTTCTACGAACACCTCATATGCGTTCAGGAATAAGGCTATCGAACGATGTTGTTATTAACCTCGCTGAAAACGGCGTCCCTGATCAAATCTTTGTGGACCTTTTCAAAACGACCCTCGAAGAATTAGTTACCGGATTGACGACATGGGATGGACCAGATGCAATGTTCAAGCTTTGGATGTTTGTTGAACGCGTCGGAGGAGTAGTTTCCAGCCGTCGGGCAAGGGAATGTAGAACTGAAGCTCGTGTTAGAGGATACTCAAACTACACCGCCGAAGAATTGGAAGAAAACCCTGAAgccgatgatgaggatgggcTCTCGCTCGGCTCAAAGGACATGCGCTCCCTTCCATGGTTTATGGATGCTATCTCTGGATGCCCATCTACCCTTGAGGAGTTCATCTGTGAGCTACTCGACTCGGGTTTCAATCCTAAGAGCCTCCAGGTACTGCGCCAGAAGTTAAGGATGGTTGCCATTACAAAGGTTGAAAACTGTACCGAAAGACTGCGGTTCAATGTAGAACAGTCGTGTATTGCGTTCGCCGTGCCAG ACCCATATGAGTGCCTTGGACCCAACGAAGTTCAGATTAAAAGTTCTAGTCATAACCTTAGACTTAACGATGGATCATTAACCAATGTTATCAAAGGACCTGTCTTG GTTGGAAGAGATCCATGCAAAACTCCATGTGATATTCGCAAG GTTAACGCAGTAGAGCACTATGCTCTCCAACATTGTCTGGATGTAATTGTGTTCTCAGTACAAGGATATCGCCGCCTAATTGATTTGCTTTCAGGTG GTGACTATGATGGTGATCGACCGTTTGCTATATGGCTTGACTCCATCGTGACGGCGTTCAAAAATGCGGACGAGACGATATATGGAAATGAACCTGAAGGAGTCGATATTTGCTTCCTACGTGACAAAGAAACAGTCGGTGATTTCGTGGAGCGAACCAAGTCGATGAAACCTCCCGATCGAGAGGGCGCAATGCAGAAGTATTTGTTGAGCGGACTTGCAGACCCTTCATTAATTGGGAAATACTCTACCATGCATGATAATGCAATTTACACTCACGGGTACTCTTCATATAAATCCCGCAAGCTCGCTGCAAA GTTCTGTCGGGTACTTGATGCCCCGAAGACTGGATGGAGGATCAGAGAAAACACCTTGGATGATGACAGAAGGATATACGCCAGTACAGAGGGTCCGGAATGGAAGGCACTTCTTATCAGGGGGAAGAAAAAATCAACTAGAAAAAATTCAGGTGCCCCTGTCGGTTCGACCTCGAATTTGCCATATGCACAACGCGATCACAACAAGTTGGGGAGGTTTATTATGGACACTCTTGCAAGGAAAGCGGTAGCGGAAAGAGAACGAATGCTACAACAAGTCGACCAGTTTTTTGCGCCACTACCTCCAATGCTCGACACTGACCTGGCTGAACCCTGGCTCTCCGCCAAAAGGTGGGCACAGCAAGGTACTCCGGAGTTCGTCGacatgaagatgaaggattTAAACCGGATTGCCACACACGTCGAAACCGTACACCAAAAACATAAACAGACACTGGCACAATGTTATCATGATGGAAGATCATTCACCGAAATGAGAATAGAAACTCGTCAAGATATGTTGCGAGAACGCTCTCGAGAATTTCACTCCGGCCCTTCTTTGGATGACCTTCCAACCATACCAGATCAAGATACCCTCAACCGTTTTCGAGCATCCTATGCTTACAAGTATGATTATGACTCATCTCCTGACAAATGGACTCGCTTTCCATGGGATATGGCCATGGGCAATCTCTGTGCCATCAAAGCCACTGCTCTAGGCCAAGCTAAGGTTGTTACTCGAAATTTTTACGAACGATATAAAATGATCAAGCATTGA